The following proteins come from a genomic window of Chryseobacterium glaciei:
- a CDS encoding adenylosuccinate synthetase, translated as MKTAQIIIGLGFGDEGKGITTDFLAQQNPESVVIRFSGGQQAAHTVMIDDKKHVHSSFASGALRGLPSYFTEHCTIHPTFLFNESEELKQKNGNVELHIHPLAKVTTPFDVLSNRKNIKNLEHGTCGKGVGATMKRNESPFKLFAIDLISPRSMLIEKLKGIAHYYGFEEGEEIQNALQDFLEAIDKIKWKIEGYSYLNSFNNLIFEGSQGILLDMDHGVFPNVTFANTTSKNAYEVCKLLKIENIEMFYVTRSYSTRHGSGWMSNENEIKLKNNEEETCIFNEYQKDLRFGNLDYDLLNYALKLDEAYVFANKKNLVVTCLDQIDEEFKIENLDVKFDEVYGSYSPYSKDFKRINKNID; from the coding sequence ATGAAAACTGCACAAATAATTATAGGCTTAGGTTTTGGTGATGAAGGAAAAGGAATCACTACAGATTTTCTGGCTCAGCAGAATCCTGAGTCTGTAGTTATTCGTTTTTCTGGCGGGCAGCAGGCGGCGCATACCGTGATGATTGATGATAAAAAACATGTTCATTCCAGTTTTGCAAGTGGTGCGCTGCGTGGTTTGCCTTCATATTTTACGGAACATTGTACGATCCATCCAACTTTTTTATTCAATGAAAGTGAAGAATTAAAACAAAAAAACGGAAATGTTGAATTGCATATTCATCCATTGGCAAAAGTAACAACGCCTTTCGATGTTTTAAGCAACAGGAAAAATATCAAAAATCTAGAACACGGAACTTGCGGAAAAGGTGTCGGCGCAACGATGAAGAGAAATGAAAGTCCATTTAAATTATTTGCGATTGATTTGATCAGTCCAAGATCAATGTTGATTGAAAAATTAAAAGGAATTGCCCATTATTATGGTTTTGAAGAAGGGGAAGAAATTCAAAATGCTTTACAGGATTTCTTAGAAGCTATCGATAAAATTAAGTGGAAAATAGAAGGTTATTCATATCTGAATTCATTTAACAATCTTATTTTTGAAGGCAGTCAGGGAATTTTATTAGATATGGATCATGGCGTTTTCCCAAATGTAACTTTTGCCAATACAACTTCAAAAAATGCTTATGAAGTTTGTAAATTATTGAAGATTGAAAATATAGAAATGTTTTACGTGACAAGAAGTTATTCAACCCGTCACGGAAGTGGTTGGATGAGTAATGAAAATGAAATAAAACTAAAAAATAATGAAGAAGAAACCTGTATTTTTAATGAATATCAAAAGGATCTTCGCTTTGGAAATTTGGATTATGATTTATTAAATTATGCTTTGAAATTGGATGAAGCTTATGTTTTTGCTAATAAGAAAAATCTGGTAGTGACTTGTCTGGATCAAATTGATGAGGAATTTAAAATAGAAAATCTTGATGTGAAATTTGATGAGGTTTACGGATCTTATTCTCCATATTCAAAGGATTTTAAAAGAATTAATAAAAATA